TGATAAGTGTGGAGAGCCTGAACCCGGATGACAGCGGAGATATCCGCGGCATCAAGCCGGTGAAGACACCGTCCTACAACTATGCCCGGCTGTACCGCAATATTGCGATCGGTATGTTCGGCGCACTGCTGGTTGCAGCGCTGGTCTGGGTGATTCTGCGCCGCCGGCGCGGAGAATCGATTCTGCCGGGCCGCAACGCGCCGCCGCGTCCCGCGCACGACATTGCGCTTGAACGCCTGACGGCATTGCAACAGTCAACATTGATTGAAAATGAACAGATTAAAGATTATTACACGGAATTGTCTGAAGCGTTGAGAGAATATATTGCCAACCGGTATTTTATACACGCTCTGGAAATGACGACTCTGGAATTATTGCAGCATATGAAACGCGAGACGATTCAAAGCGAAACCATTGAACAACTGCACGACCTGCTTTCGGTCTGCGATTTGGTCAAGTTTGCCGGTTTTATCCCGGATGCGGGTGAGCACGAACGCCTGCTGCAGTCCGGATTCGAGTTTGTAAACAATACCAAAATCAGCCTGGCTGTCCCGGATATGCCGGAGGCGGATACGGAAGAAGCGGAAACAGAGGATGCATCTGCGGCATCCGGGGAGGTAAAGGATGCTTAGGTTCGCGAATCCCGAATTTCTGCTTTTGCTCCTGGCCGTGCCTGCAATGATTTACGGGTATATCCGGCGGCACCGAGCGCGCGAGGGCGGGGCCACATTGCGGTATTCAAATCTGGGACTGGTGAAAAAGGCCGGTTCCACAGCGCGGAAAAAATACCGGCACAGTTTGTTTGTGTTTCGGGTGCTAACTGTTATTTTTTTGGTGATTGTTCTGGCGCGTCCGCAATCCGGACAAAAAGAGACCGAGGTGCACACCGAAGGCGTTGATATTATTTTGGCCATGGATATTTCCAGCAGTATGCGGGCAGAGGATTTCAAACCGAAAAACCGTCTGGAAGCCGCCAAGATTGTGGCCACGGATTTTATTCAGGGCCGCCAAAACGATCGGATCGGTTTGGTGGTGTTTGCCGCGCAGAGTTTTACCCAGTGTCCCCTGACGCTCGATTACGGTATTCTTTTACAATTTCTGGAAAAAATCGAGATCGGTCTGATCGATGACGGTACGGCCATCGGTATGGCGCTGGGCAATTGCGTCAACCGGCTGCGCAACAGCAAGGCAAAAAGCAAGGTTATTATTCTATTGACGGACGGGCGCAACAACCGCGGTGAACTGGATCCGCAGACGGCGGCCAAAGTGGCTGAAGCGTATAATCTCAAAATCTATACGATCGGTGTGGGAAAGCGCGGTGAAGCTCTGTACCCGGTTCAGGATCCGGTGTTCGGCAAACGCTACGTGCGCATGCCCGTACAGATCGACGAAGAGCTGCTCGAAAAGATTGCATCGACCACCGGCGGCCGTTATTTCCGCGCCACCGATAAAACCAGTCTGGAACAGATTTTTGATGAGATTGATCAGCTGGAAAAAACCAAAATTGAGGTCAAGGAATATACCCGTTACCGCGAACTGTTCATTCCGTTCCTGCTCGCGGCGCTGGGTCTGATTCTTTTGGAAATTGTTTTGGCCAACACTGTTTTTCGAAAAATACCGTGATGCAAAAGGATGAATATGCTTAGATTCGGAAATCCCACTATCTTGCACTTGCTCTGGCTGCTGCCGCTTTTAATTCTGTTTTACCTGTATGCGTTCAGGATCAAACAGCGGGCTCTGGCGCGCTTCGGAAACCCGGAATTGCTCAAAAAACTCATGCGCAATACCAGCAGAAAACGTCAGGTGACCAAAATCAGTTTGATTCTGATTGCTGTTTGCTTTATGATTTTTTCGCTGGCCCGGCCGCAGATCGGCACCAAAGTCGAAACCGTCAAGCGCGAAGGTATTGATATTCTGGTGGCGATTGACGTTTCCAAATCCATGTTGGCGCGGGATATCCAGCCGAGCCGATTGGAAAAGGCCAAGCACGAAGTGGAAAGCTTGATTCATCGTCTTGAAGGCGACCGCATCGGTTTGATTGCCTTTGCCGGTGTTCCCTTTGTGCAGTGTCCGCTGACTCTGGATTATGGCGCTGCAAGTATCTTTCTGGATATTATGGATCCGGCGCTGATCCCTACACCGGGAACCGCTATCGGCGCGGCTATTGAAAAAGCGATGCAGACGTTTGATCAGAAAGAACGCAAACACAAAGTGCTGATCCTGATTACAGACGGCGAAGATCACAAGGGCAAGGCATTGGATATTGCCAAGCAGGCAGAACGCGAAGGCATCAAGATTTATGCGGTGGGAATCGGTTCTCCCAAAGGCGAGCCCATTCCGGCAGCCACCGGCAGTTCCGGGTTTGAAAAAGACCGGGAAGGTCAGGTGATTATTACCAAACTTGATGAAATGACCCTTGAAAAAATTGCACTGCAGACCGGAGGTAAATATTTCAGGGCCACCAGCGGTGAGAGTGAACTGGATCGGATTTATGATGATATTTCAAAAATGGAAAAAAAGGAACTCGGATCACTGAAATATTCGCAATTTGAAGACCGGTTTCAATATCTTGTTATTATTGCATTGATATTACTTTTGGTTGAATTTGCACTGTCGGAGCGCGTCAAGGTCAAACGTGAGTGGCGCGGACGGTTTATGTAAAGCAGTTAAACGATCGAGTAGGCTTATGATACGATATCAAAAATTATTTATTCTGTGTCTGGTTGTGTTTATGGCTGTGTCTGCCGGTTATGGAGCCCAGGAGCGTAAAAAAGTGATCCAGGGCAATGACCTGTTTGAACAGGAGAAATATGACGCCGCACTGGATAAATACAGAGATGCATTAACCAGCAACCCGGAATCCCCGCTGATCGAGTACAATATCGGCGCTTCGGAATACCGTAAGCAAAATATGAAACCGCATTGGAGCAGTTTGAAAAATCTTTAAAAAGCGATGACATTGACATACAGTCGGATGCATATTATAACATGGGCAACGCGCTGTACCGGATGCAGAAATTGCCGGAAAGCATAATGGCCTATAAAAAGGCGTTGGAACTGGATCCGGAGGATCAGGATGCCAAGTACAATCTGGAATATGTGCGTAAGAAATTAAAAGATCAGCCAAAGGATCAGCAGCAGCAAAACCAGCAGCAACAGCAAAATCAACAACAAAACCAGCAGCAGCAAAA
This genomic window from candidate division KSB1 bacterium contains:
- a CDS encoding tetratricopeptide repeat protein: MIRYQKLFILCLVVFMAVSAGYGAQERKKVIQGNDLFEQEKYDAALDKYRDALTSNPESPLIEYNIGASEYRKQNMKPHWSSLKNL
- a CDS encoding VWA domain-containing protein, producing the protein MLRFANPEFLLLLLAVPAMIYGYIRRHRAREGGATLRYSNLGLVKKAGSTARKKYRHSLFVFRVLTVIFLVIVLARPQSGQKETEVHTEGVDIILAMDISSSMRAEDFKPKNRLEAAKIVATDFIQGRQNDRIGLVVFAAQSFTQCPLTLDYGILLQFLEKIEIGLIDDGTAIGMALGNCVNRLRNSKAKSKVIILLTDGRNNRGELDPQTAAKVAEAYNLKIYTIGVGKRGEALYPVQDPVFGKRYVRMPVQIDEELLEKIASTTGGRYFRATDKTSLEQIFDEIDQLEKTKIEVKEYTRYRELFIPFLLAALGLILLEIVLANTVFRKIP
- a CDS encoding VWA domain-containing protein; the encoded protein is MLRFGNPTILHLLWLLPLLILFYLYAFRIKQRALARFGNPELLKKLMRNTSRKRQVTKISLILIAVCFMIFSLARPQIGTKVETVKREGIDILVAIDVSKSMLARDIQPSRLEKAKHEVESLIHRLEGDRIGLIAFAGVPFVQCPLTLDYGAASIFLDIMDPALIPTPGTAIGAAIEKAMQTFDQKERKHKVLILITDGEDHKGKALDIAKQAEREGIKIYAVGIGSPKGEPIPAATGSSGFEKDREGQVIITKLDEMTLEKIALQTGGKYFRATSGESELDRIYDDISKMEKKELGSLKYSQFEDRFQYLVIIALILLLVEFALSERVKVKREWRGRFM